The DNA window GACGACGGCTGGTACTCGCAGTACGCGCACCTCGCGGCGACGTACGTGACGCCAGGGCAGCAGGTGCGCGCCGGACAGTGGATCGGACTGTCCGGGACCACCGGCAACTCCACCGGACCGCACCTGCACTTCGAGATCCGCACCTCGCCGGAGTTCGGGTCGGCGATCGACCCGGTGCCATGGCTGAACGCCCGCGGCGTACGGCTGTAGGCGGTACGGCCGTAGGCGTGCGGACCGCTAGGCGGACCGGCGGCCGGGGTCCCCGCCGGTGCCGGTGCCGGTGCGCAGGATCTGCTCGATGACGGCCGCGACGCCGTCCTCGGTGTTGGCGACGGTGTGGCGCGTGGTGACCGCCAGCACCTCGGGGTGGGCGTTGGCCATCGCGTACGCGGTGCCGGCCCAGTCGAGCATCTCCAGGTCGTTCGGCATGTCGCCGAACGCCACGACCTCCTCCGGGGAGATGCCGCGCTCCGCGCAGCACCGGGCCAGGGTGCTGGCCTTGCTGACGCCCGGCCCGCTGATCTCCAGCAGGGCGGTGGGGCTGGACCGGGTGAAGGAGCCGTGCGCGCCGGCCGCCTCGCGGGCGATGGTGAGGAATTCGTCCGGGCCCAGGTCGGGGTGGCTGGCCAGCAGCTTGAGGATCGGCTCGGTGTATTCGCAGTCCTCGGCCAGCAGCTTCTCCGCGGGGGCGACGACCGCGCCCGGGTCGAGGAAGAACGGCGGGTACTCGGGCTCGTAGTGGATGCCGGCGGTGCGCTCGACGGCGAAGGAGGAGCCCGGGGCCGCGGCGCGGACGGCGTGCACGACGGCGAGGGCGTCGGCGCGCTCCAGCGGGCGGACCTCGACGAAGCGGGCGCCGTCGCGCAGGTCGACGACGGCGGCGCCGTTGGCGCATATCGCCAGGCCGTGACCCTGCACGTGATCGCTGACCACGTCCATCCAGCGTGCCGGGCGGCCGGTGACGAAGAAGACCTCGATGCCCGCCGCCTCTGCCGCGGCGAGCGCCGCCACGGTGCGCTCGGAGACCGTC is part of the Streptomyces roseifaciens genome and encodes:
- a CDS encoding HAD family hydrolase; this encodes MEPVTSATEQPETPAAQRPAAMPRLIATDLDGTLLRDDKTVSERTVAALAAAEAAGIEVFFVTGRPARWMDVVSDHVQGHGLAICANGAAVVDLRDGARFVEVRPLERADALAVVHAVRAAAPGSSFAVERTAGIHYEPEYPPFFLDPGAVVAPAEKLLAEDCEYTEPILKLLASHPDLGPDEFLTIAREAAGAHGSFTRSSPTALLEISGPGVSKASTLARCCAERGISPEEVVAFGDMPNDLEMLDWAGTAYAMANAHPEVLAVTTRHTVANTEDGVAAVIEQILRTGTGTGGDPGRRSA